A window of the Persephonella hydrogeniphila genome harbors these coding sequences:
- a CDS encoding c-type cytochrome, whose product MKRVVAGFGIFSVLIFGCQTKPSQPPEAEIKKGYLVYKNNCSMCHWETVKPEQLRDIRKKVMRGERPPFGAPPMSEVSARVKKFYPTEEKFVAFVKDYITNPSKEKGVCLPMAYKIFGVMPPVGKNMSEDAKEAVAKWLYYRFNMSWEEFMKKHPH is encoded by the coding sequence ATGAAAAGAGTAGTGGCAGGTTTTGGGATATTTTCTGTTCTTATATTCGGGTGTCAGACAAAACCTTCACAGCCTCCTGAAGCAGAAATAAAAAAAGGTTATCTTGTTTATAAAAATAACTGTTCTATGTGCCACTGGGAGACTGTCAAACCTGAGCAGCTAAGAGATATAAGAAAAAAGGTTATGAGAGGAGAAAGACCTCCTTTTGGAGCACCTCCAATGTCTGAAGTCTCTGCAAGGGTTAAAAAGTTTTATCCAACAGAAGAGAAGTTTGTTGCATTTGTTAAAGACTATATAACAAACCCATCAAAAGAAAAAGGGGTATGTCTTCCAATGGCATATAAAATATTTGGGGTTATGCCACCTGTAGGAAAAAACATGTCGGAAGATGCTAAAGAGGCTGTTGCGAAATGGCTTTATTACAGATTTAATATGAGCTGGGAAGAGTTTATGAAGAAACATCCCCATTAG